GGCGCGACGGAGCAGGTCCCGGCGGACTTCCTGTTCGTCTTCATCGGCGCCGAACCGCGCACGGACTGGCTCGACGGCGTCGTCGCGCGGGACGGGCGGGGCTTCCTGCTGACGGGCCCGGATCTCGCGCTCGACGGTGCCGCGCCCCGGGGATGGGAATTGGACCGGCCGCCGTTCCACCTGGAGTCGAGCGTCCCCGGCATCTTCGTCGCCGGCGACGTCCGGTCCGAATCGGCGAAGCGCGTCGCCTCCGCGGTGGGCGAGGGCGCGATGGCCGTCATGTTCGTCCACCGCTATCTGGAAGGAGTCGACTCGTGAGCACTCATGACCCGTGCTTCGTCGACGAACTGCGCACCCTGTTTCTGTTCGAGAAGCTCAGCGACGAGCAACTGGAGTGGCTGTGCCGACGCGGCCACGTGGAGACCTTCCCGGCCGGCCCCGTCTACTCCACCGGCGATCCGGCGCAGTGGCTGTTCGTGCTGCTCAGGGGCACGATCGCGCTGTCGCAGAAGGTGGGCGACGCGGAGGTCGAGACCACCCGCTCCGATCAGCGCGGCGCCTACTCCGGCGCGTGGTCGGCGTTCCTCGGCAAGGGCGGGCCGGCGCAGAAGCAGTACAACTCGTCCATGCGCGCGGTGACCGAGGCGCAGTTCTTCATGCTGCCCGCCGAGGACTTCAACGAGGCGATGCACGAGTGGTTCCCGATGGCGGTGCACCTGCTGGAGGGCGTCTTCTACGGCGGGCAGCGCACCCGGCAGATGGTCGAGCAACGCGAGCGGCTGCTGGCGCTGGGCTCGCTCTCCGCCGGCCTCACCCACGAGCTGAACAACCCCGCCGGCGCGGCCACCCGCGCGGCCACGGAGCTGCGCACCCGTGTGGGCGGCATGCGGCACAAGCTGGCCGGCATCGCCAGCGGCAAGCTCGACCGGACGCGCCTCGTCGACCTGGTGAAGTTCCAGGAGGAGGCCGTCGAGGCGGTGGCGGACGCCCCCGACCTCGGTCCGCTCGAGGCCTCCGATCGCGAGGACGAGCTGATGGACTGGCTCGACGACCACGACATCGGCGACGGCCACGTGCTGGCCCCCGTGTTCGTGGCCGCGGGCCTGCAGACCGACTTCCTCGACCGCGTCGCGGGCTCGCTCGACGACGGGCCGGTGCTCTCCGGCGCGCTGCGCTGGCTGTACTACACCGTCGAGACCGAGCTGCTCATGAACGAGATCACCGACTCCACGAGCCGGATCTCCACCCTGGTGCAGGCGGCCAAGCAGTACTCGCAGATGGACCGCGCGCCCTTCCAGGTGCTCGACGTCCGCGAACTGCTCGACAGCACCGTCGTCATGCTCAGCCGCAAGATCGGCGACGGCGGCGTCACCGTGGTCCGCGACTACGACCCCGACCTGCCCGACATCCAGGGGTACGGCGCCGAGCTGAACCAGGTGTGGACCAACCTCATCGACAACGCGGTGCAGGCCATGGACGGCCGCGGCACCCTCACCCTGCGGGCGCACCGCAAGGAGGATGCGGTGGTCGTCGAGGTCGCCGACACCGGCTCCGGCATCCCCGCCGACGTGCTGCCCCGCATCTTCGAGCCCTTCTTCACCACCAAGGGCGTCGGCGAGGGAACCGGACTGGGCCTGGACATCTCGTGGCGCATCGTGGTGAACAAACACCAGGGCGACCTGGCGGTGCGCTCCGAGCCGGGGAACACCGTGTTCACCGTGGAACTGCCCATCGACGGGCCGCAGCGCGAAGCAGTGATCGACGATCCCGGCGAGCCGGGAGAAGGACTGGAGCCATGAGCGAACCGACCGACCCGATCGATCCGACGGTGCCGCCCAGCGGCGCCGGGTGCGTGGAGTGCGACGCCGCCGGCGGCTGGTGGGTGCACCTGCGCCGCTGCGCGAAGTGCGGCCACATCGGCTGCTGCGACTCCTCGCCGTCGCAGCACGCGAGCGCCCACGCCCGCGCGAGCGGCCATCCCATCGTGCAGAGCTTCGAGCCCGGCGAGGCCTGGTTCTGGGACTACGTCTCCGAGGACTACTACGACGGTCCGCTGCTCGCCGACCCGCAGAACCGGCCCGTCGACCAGGCCGTGCCCGGCCCCGCGGGACGCGTGCCCGCCGACTGGCGGAACCACGTGCACTGAGCCCGAGTCCTCGTCGGCCCGATCAATGCGAGGATGGCAATAGTCGTATCCGGACCAGGAGGAGAACCGTGCCGCAGACCGTCAGAGGAATCGTCGCCCGCGCGAAGGGCGAGCCCGTCGAAGTGGTCCCGATCGTGATCCCCGATCCCGGCCCCGGTGAGGTGGTGGTCGCGGTGCAGGCGTGCGGCGTCTGCCACACCGACCTGCACTACCGCGAGGGCGGCATCAACGACGAGTTCCCCTTCCTGCTCGGCCACGAGGCCGCCGGCGTGGTCGAAACCGTCGGTGAGGGAGTCGATCACGTCGTGCCCGGCGACTTCGTCGTGCTCAACTGGCGCGCCGTGTGCGGCCAGTGCCGCGCCTGCAAGCGCGGCAAGCCGCAGTACTGCTTCGACACCTTCAACGCCACGCAGAAGATGACCCTCGAGGACGGCACCGAGCTCTCGCCCGCTCTCGGCATCGGCGCCTTCGCGGAGAAGACCCTGGTCCACCAGGGGCAGTGCACCAAGGTCGATCCCGAGGCCGACCCCGCCGTCGTGGGCCTCCTCGGCTGCGGCGTCATGGCCGGCCTCGGCGCCGCCGTGAACACCGGCGGCGTCTCGCGCGGTGACACGGTGGCCGTGATCGGTTGCGGCGGTGTGGGAGACGCGGCCATCGCGGGCGCCCGCCTCGTCGGCGCGCGCACCATCATCGCCGTCGACCGCGACCCGAAGAAGCTGGAGTGGGCGCGCGAGCTCGGCGCCACGCACACCGTCAACGCGGCGGAAAGCGATGCGGTGGATGCGATCCAGGAGCTCACCGACGGTTTCGGCGCCGACGTCGTGATCGACGCCGTCGGCCGCCCCGAGACGTGGAAGCAGGCCTTCTACGCCCGCGACCTGGCAGGCACCGTCGTGCTGGTGGGCGTGCCGACCCCCGACCTGACCCTCGACATGCCGCTCATCGACTTCTTCTCGCGCGGTGGGGCTCTCAAGTCGTCGTGGTACGGCGACTGCCTGCCCGAGCGGGACTTCCCGCAGCTCGTCGACCTGTACCGCCAGGGCCGCCTGCCGCTGGAGAAGTTCGTCACCGAGCGGATCGGCCTCGACGAGGTGGAGCAGGCCTTCGCGACCATGCACCGCGGCGAGGTGCTGCGCTCGGTGGTGGTCCTGTGACGCTGCGCGTCGAACGCGTCATCACGTCGGGCACCTTCAGCCTCGACGGCGGCACCTGGGACGTCGACAACAACGTCTGGCTGGTCGGCGACGACAGCGAGGTGGTGGTGATCGACGCCGCCCACTCCGCCGACCCGATCGTCGACGCCGTCGGCGGGCGGACCGTGCGCGGAATCGTCTGCACCCATGGGCACAACGATCACGTGACCGTCGCGCCGGAGCTGTCCGAGCGGCTCGACGCGCCGATCCTGCTGCACCCCGGCGACGACGTCCTGTGGGACATGACCCATCCGGGCGTCGGGCACGAGGATCTCGCCGCCGACAGCCGGATCGCCGTCGGCGGCACCGAGATCCGCGTGATCCACGCGCCCGGCCACTCGCCGGGGTCGGTGTGCCTGTACCTGCCCGAGGCCGGGCAGCTGTTCAGCGGCGACACCCTGTTCGCCGGCGGGCCCGGTGCGACCGGCCGCTCGTACAGCGACTTCTCCGTGATCATCGAGTCCATCCGGGACCGGCTGTTCGCGCTGCCGCCGGAGACGGTCGTGAACACCGGGCACGGCGACGGCACCACGCTGGGCGCGGAATCCCCGCACCTGGAGGAATGGATCCGTCGGGGCCACTGATCCCCGCCCGAATCGGAACCCGGGTTGTATCTTCTTTGCATGACCAGGGTGCAGATGGGGCCGCGGGCGAGCAGGTGGTGGATCGCCTACCTGCTCGTCTTCGGCGCCGCGCTCCTCGGGGCCGTGATGGACCGGCGCTGGGGCAGCGCCGCACTCGTCGCGGCGATCCTCGTGGCCGGCCTCGTCACGACGGCCGGGTCGTTGCTGCTCCAGCTCGCGGTGCACGTGGTGGCCTGCGCGTTCGCCGCGCTCTCCGCCGAGATCGCCTTCGCCGGCGGTGACCTGTTCTGGGGCGCCTTCGGCGTGCTGGCCGCCCTCGTGCTGGGCGCGCTCGTCCCGCTCGCGCTCCGCGAGGGCTCGGGTGGCCGGATCCGCACCGAGGAGCTCGTCGGCCGCACCGTGCCGGAGGCCGAGCGGCTGCTCGGCTACCCGCGCGACCGCCAGCCCGGCGGTCTCGGCGCCCCGGTCCTCGTCGCCGTCCCCTACGGTCCGCTGCCCGACGGTGCCGACCGTCGCGCCCGTCTCGTGGTGACCGCGGTGGCCGTCGACCCGGCCGGCCCGTGGATCGCCTTCGGGGTCACCCCCGCCGCCTATGCGCCCGCCTTCGACCGGCGCCGACGACGGGCGCTGCAGGCAGAGCTGCACGCCCGCGTCGGCGGCTTCCCCGCCGACCTCCGGCAGGACCGCACCGTCGCGCCGGTGCCGGCGGCGGCCGCTACGCCGAGATGAGGGCGGGGGAGCGGTCGGCGACCTCGATGATGCGGTCGCGGAGCAGCCGGAAGACGGTGTCCACCGAGCGGGTCGCCTGCGTGGTGTCGGGGTGCATCGCGTTGAAGTCCAGGCCCGACTCGTCGCGGTTGATCCACGTGAACACCTCGCGCGAGGGCGTGGCGTTCGCGAACACCGAGAAGTCGTGCTGCCGAGCCAGTTCCGCGCCCGGCACCCGCGTCACGTCGATGTAGGAGAGCATCGGCGCGGTGAAACCGTGCTCCACGGGGAACTCCGGATCGTCGGCCAGCAGGTCGATGACCGGGAACACCGGCGTGCGGTCGAGCTGCTTCGCCGTCGCGACCGCCTCGTGCGCGTTGCGGGCGACCTCGTCGAAGCTCCCGGAGGCCGAGAACTGGACGGGCACCAGCGTCACGTACCAACCGACCGCCATCGCGTCGCCGGTGGCGGACCGGTCGGCGCGGGGGATGAGCATGGTGAACAGCTCGTCGCCGGTGAGGTTGTGGTGGACCTGCCCGAGCACCGCGAGGAGCGCGCTGTTCATGTTCGCGCCGGCCCGCTTGGCCGCCGGCCGAACCGGGCGGTGCGGTCGGCGTCGATGAACGAGGCGTGCACCGCGATGCGGCCCGGGGCGGCCTCGCCGTCGGCCAGGCCGAGGGGCAGGGGGTAGCGCGGCATGCCGCCCGACCGGCGCAGCGTCTCGCGCCACTGCACGACGTCCGG
This region of Tsukamurella tyrosinosolvens genomic DNA includes:
- a CDS encoding ATP-binding protein codes for the protein MSTHDPCFVDELRTLFLFEKLSDEQLEWLCRRGHVETFPAGPVYSTGDPAQWLFVLLRGTIALSQKVGDAEVETTRSDQRGAYSGAWSAFLGKGGPAQKQYNSSMRAVTEAQFFMLPAEDFNEAMHEWFPMAVHLLEGVFYGGQRTRQMVEQRERLLALGSLSAGLTHELNNPAGAATRAATELRTRVGGMRHKLAGIASGKLDRTRLVDLVKFQEEAVEAVADAPDLGPLEASDREDELMDWLDDHDIGDGHVLAPVFVAAGLQTDFLDRVAGSLDDGPVLSGALRWLYYTVETELLMNEITDSTSRISTLVQAAKQYSQMDRAPFQVLDVRELLDSTVVMLSRKIGDGGVTVVRDYDPDLPDIQGYGAELNQVWTNLIDNAVQAMDGRGTLTLRAHRKEDAVVVEVADTGSGIPADVLPRIFEPFFTTKGVGEGTGLGLDISWRIVVNKHQGDLAVRSEPGNTVFTVELPIDGPQREAVIDDPGEPGEGLEP
- a CDS encoding UBP-type zinc finger domain-containing protein encodes the protein MSEPTDPIDPTVPPSGAGCVECDAAGGWWVHLRRCAKCGHIGCCDSSPSQHASAHARASGHPIVQSFEPGEAWFWDYVSEDYYDGPLLADPQNRPVDQAVPGPAGRVPADWRNHVH
- a CDS encoding MBL fold metallo-hydrolase, giving the protein MTLRVERVITSGTFSLDGGTWDVDNNVWLVGDDSEVVVIDAAHSADPIVDAVGGRTVRGIVCTHGHNDHVTVAPELSERLDAPILLHPGDDVLWDMTHPGVGHEDLAADSRIAVGGTEIRVIHAPGHSPGSVCLYLPEAGQLFSGDTLFAGGPGATGRSYSDFSVIIESIRDRLFALPPETVVNTGHGDGTTLGAESPHLEEWIRRGH
- a CDS encoding S-(hydroxymethyl)mycothiol dehydrogenase, whose translation is MPQTVRGIVARAKGEPVEVVPIVIPDPGPGEVVVAVQACGVCHTDLHYREGGINDEFPFLLGHEAAGVVETVGEGVDHVVPGDFVVLNWRAVCGQCRACKRGKPQYCFDTFNATQKMTLEDGTELSPALGIGAFAEKTLVHQGQCTKVDPEADPAVVGLLGCGVMAGLGAAVNTGGVSRGDTVAVIGCGGVGDAAIAGARLVGARTIIAVDRDPKKLEWARELGATHTVNAAESDAVDAIQELTDGFGADVVIDAVGRPETWKQAFYARDLAGTVVLVGVPTPDLTLDMPLIDFFSRGGALKSSWYGDCLPERDFPQLVDLYRQGRLPLEKFVTERIGLDEVEQAFATMHRGEVLRSVVVL